In Pseudomonas sp. R76, one genomic interval encodes:
- a CDS encoding Tim44 domain-containing protein, with amino-acid sequence MKRFLSIAMALCIGLTMSLDANAKRFGGGKSMGSAPTHQTSQMAPSAGAGGAAATAGAAGAAGAAGAAAKAGGASRWLGPLAGIAAGGLLASMFMGGGFQGMQIFDILIMAVIAFLIFRFIAARRRKQQEHMAPAGAPMQREVFEQKPAMGSIFGGSAAPAAARPVINAPAWFNEERFVEAARSHFQSLQQHWDANEMDKIAEFVTPQLLDFLKRERADLGDGFQSTYIDDLRVQLEGVDDRADKTIATLTFSGVSKTSRFDQGEVFSESWNMERAQGDNQPWLVAGIRQNG; translated from the coding sequence ATGAAACGTTTTCTTAGCATCGCCATGGCGTTGTGCATCGGCCTGACGATGAGCCTCGACGCCAACGCCAAGCGCTTTGGTGGCGGCAAAAGCATGGGCTCGGCACCGACTCACCAGACCAGCCAAATGGCTCCATCCGCCGGTGCCGGCGGTGCAGCGGCTACCGCAGGCGCAGCCGGTGCTGCCGGCGCTGCCGGCGCTGCTGCCAAAGCTGGCGGTGCTTCGCGCTGGTTGGGCCCTCTGGCCGGTATCGCCGCCGGTGGCCTGCTCGCTTCCATGTTCATGGGCGGCGGCTTCCAGGGCATGCAGATCTTCGACATCCTGATCATGGCGGTCATCGCCTTCTTGATCTTCCGCTTTATCGCCGCCCGTCGCCGCAAGCAGCAGGAGCACATGGCTCCAGCCGGCGCGCCGATGCAGCGTGAAGTGTTCGAGCAAAAACCAGCCATGGGTTCGATCTTCGGTGGTTCGGCTGCACCTGCCGCCGCTCGTCCGGTGATCAACGCACCGGCCTGGTTCAACGAAGAGCGTTTCGTCGAAGCGGCCCGCAGCCACTTCCAGTCCCTGCAGCAGCACTGGGACGCCAACGAAATGGACAAGATCGCCGAGTTCGTGACCCCGCAACTGCTGGACTTCCTCAAGCGCGAACGCGCCGATCTGGGCGACGGCTTCCAGTCGACCTACATCGACGACCTGCGCGTACAACTGGAAGGTGTGGATGATCGCGCCGACAAGACCATCGCCACCCTGACCTTCAGCGGCGTGTCGAAGACCTCGCGTTTCGACCAGGGCGAAGTGTTCAGCGAAAGCTGGAACATGGAGCGCGCCCAGGGCGACAACCAGCCTTGGCTGGTCGCCGGTATCCGCCAGAACGGCTGA
- a CDS encoding cation:proton antiporter, with protein MHAISFIQDLAVIMLVAGVVTILFHRLKQPVVLGYIVAGFIIGPHTPPFGLIHDEDTIKTLAELGVIFLMFCLGLEFSLRKLFKVGATAFIAAFLEIILMIWIGYEIGRWFDWNTMDSLFLGAILAISSTTIIVKALNDLKMKNQRFAQLIFGVLIVEDILGIGIIALLSSIAVSGTVSSGEVFSTVGKLSLFMIVALVIGILLVPRLLAYVAKFESNEMLLITVLGLCFGFCLLVVKLEYSMVLGAFLIGAIMAESRQLIKIERLIEPVRDMFSAIFFVAIGLMIDPQILLQYAWPIAVITVAVVLGKMLSCGLGAFIAGNDGRTSLRVGMGLSQIGEFSFIIAALGMTLQVTSDFLYPVAVAVSAITTLLTPYLIRGADPLSLKIAAVMPKRMSRVFGMYGEWLRSIQPQGEGAMLASMIRKIILQVGVNLALVVAIFFAGSFFAARIGGYLEGWISDPSWQKALIWGGALLLSLPFLIAAYRKLKALSMLLAEMSVKPEMAGRHTHRVRRVIAELIPILSLLVIFLLLAALSASILPTNKLLVLIAVVAAAVAAVLWRWFIRVHTRMQVALLETLDNHKDTPEH; from the coding sequence ATGCACGCCATCAGCTTTATCCAGGACTTGGCCGTGATCATGTTGGTGGCAGGGGTTGTCACCATCCTGTTTCACCGCCTCAAGCAGCCGGTGGTGCTGGGGTACATCGTCGCCGGCTTCATCATCGGCCCCCACACCCCACCGTTCGGCCTGATCCACGACGAAGACACCATCAAAACCCTCGCCGAGTTGGGCGTGATTTTCCTGATGTTCTGCCTGGGCCTGGAATTCAGCCTGCGCAAGCTGTTCAAGGTCGGTGCCACAGCGTTTATTGCAGCGTTCCTGGAAATCATCCTGATGATCTGGATCGGCTACGAAATCGGCCGCTGGTTCGACTGGAATACCATGGACTCGCTGTTCCTCGGTGCAATCCTGGCGATCTCCTCGACCACCATCATCGTCAAGGCGCTCAACGACCTGAAGATGAAAAATCAGCGCTTCGCCCAGCTGATCTTTGGCGTGCTGATCGTCGAGGACATCCTCGGTATCGGCATCATCGCCTTGCTGTCGAGCATTGCCGTCAGCGGCACGGTCAGCTCCGGCGAGGTGTTCTCCACCGTCGGCAAGCTCTCGCTGTTCATGATTGTCGCGCTGGTCATCGGCATTTTGCTGGTGCCGCGCCTGCTGGCCTATGTGGCCAAGTTCGAAAGCAATGAAATGCTGCTCATCACCGTATTGGGCCTGTGTTTCGGCTTCTGCCTGCTGGTGGTCAAGCTGGAATACAGCATGGTGCTGGGTGCGTTCCTGATCGGCGCGATCATGGCCGAGTCCCGTCAGTTGATTAAGATCGAGCGCCTGATCGAACCTGTTCGCGATATGTTCAGTGCGATCTTCTTTGTGGCGATTGGCCTGATGATCGACCCACAAATCCTGCTGCAGTACGCCTGGCCGATTGCGGTGATTACCGTGGCGGTGGTGCTGGGCAAGATGTTGTCCTGCGGCCTGGGGGCATTCATTGCCGGCAACGATGGCCGCACCTCGCTGCGCGTGGGCATGGGGCTGTCACAGATTGGCGAATTTTCCTTCATCATCGCCGCATTGGGCATGACTTTGCAGGTGACCAGCGACTTCCTCTACCCGGTGGCCGTGGCGGTGTCGGCGATCACCACGTTGCTCACGCCGTACCTGATTCGTGGCGCTGACCCGTTGTCGTTGAAGATTGCGGCAGTGATGCCCAAGCGCATGAGCCGGGTGTTCGGCATGTATGGCGAGTGGCTACGCAGTATTCAGCCGCAAGGTGAGGGCGCAATGCTGGCGTCGATGATTCGCAAGATCATCCTGCAAGTGGGCGTAAACCTGGCGTTGGTGGTGGCGATCTTCTTTGCCGGCAGTTTCTTTGCGGCGCGCATCGGCGGGTATCTGGAAGGTTGGATCAGTGACCCAAGCTGGCAGAAAGCGCTGATCTGGGGCGGGGCGTTGCTGTTGTCGCTGCCGTTTCTGATTGCGGCGTACCGCAAGCTCAAGGCGCTGTCGATGTTGCTGGCGGAGATGAGTGTGAAGCCGGAAATGGCCGGGCGGCATACCCACCGCGTGCGGCGCGTGATTGCGGAGCTGATCCCCATTCTTTCGCTGCTGGTGATCTTCCTGCTACTGGCAGCCTTGTCGGCCAGTATTCTGCCGACCAACAAGTTGCTGGTATTGATTGCCGTGGTGGCAGCGGCTGTAGCGGCCGTGCTCTGGCGGTGGTTCATCCGCGTTCATACGCGGATGCAGGTCGCCTTGCTGGAGACCCTGGATAACCATAAAGACACGCCAGAACACTAA
- a CDS encoding SMI1/KNR4 family protein has product MEEIIEQLREANEPVPVPLELPDEDQIVEIEEQLFIDIPFVFREFLLTVSDVVYGSLEPVTVTDPQSHTYLPDVAANAWDAGVDRSMIPICQDGDDYYCVEEDGTVVLWSGEEELVTEETWESVWHWARDVWLES; this is encoded by the coding sequence GTGGAAGAAATCATCGAACAATTGCGTGAAGCCAACGAACCGGTCCCGGTTCCTCTGGAACTGCCTGACGAAGACCAGATCGTGGAAATCGAGGAACAACTGTTCATCGACATTCCGTTTGTCTTCCGCGAATTCCTGCTGACCGTCAGCGACGTGGTGTATGGCAGCCTGGAGCCGGTGACCGTCACCGACCCGCAGTCCCACACCTACCTGCCGGACGTGGCCGCCAACGCCTGGGACGCCGGTGTTGACCGCAGCATGATCCCGATCTGCCAGGACGGCGACGACTACTACTGCGTCGAAGAAGACGGCACCGTGGTGCTGTGGTCCGGCGAAGAAGAACTGGTCACCGAAGAAACCTGGGAATCGGTGTGGCACTGGGCGCGGGACGTCTGGCTGGAAAGCTGA
- a CDS encoding EAL domain-containing protein, translating to MTLSPDLFGPSAAPAQVIRKYYATEMAVERTRLLYQGSLLPTLLMLVNGLVCAWLLWNPKQYVLDSIWLVWLLALVALRVIQVAAFDSAMPSRQAQPIWRRMFMLGSAVSGLTLATAAIALVPADSFMQQAWVFGLIGAATLSASVAYAVSLPAFLSFAVPCLVPAILYLFWNGTAQQQGWGVLGLILLASLSLVAWQVNRLIQRGLLRRFQNQALIEHLQQAQQRSEQLNQELVREVEQRRQIEQELREAQIGLQDRVAQRSQELDAASLALNKSEARLAMALQASELGLWDWNLQTDEVHHTQLKELFGLEPEYVTAMLSHLKPRLHPDDLPLLKRALVEHLKGRSEDYQVEYRVRHGDGHWVWIEDRGRAVERAPNGRVTRMLGTRRDISASKALEEQQRLASTVFEAASEGIVILDPNYALIAVNQAFSRVTGFEIDDMLGRNVVELPSSRDARRHFPVIRQALLTHGTWQGELVETRKNGELYPQWLQLNVVRDDRGNVSHIVGFFADLSARRESEERMRYLTHYDELTGLANRSLFRERLREAHARVRQGGRSLALLHINLDRFKLLNDSLGHEVADQLLQKMSRRLINALPEADTIARLSGDEFAVLFDAYGNLSSLARVATRLLAKLRVPVTVEGHELVVSASMGVSLLPDNAREISALVSQSNMAMQHAKHLGGNNFQFYTDSLQASTLERLQLENHLRKAIDERQLAVFYQPKLCLATGKLNAAEALIRWEHPQWGMVPPGDFIGLAEETGLIVPLGEFVLRQACWQACEWQRQGLAPIRVSVNLSVHQLRQGKLVSLVRQVLEETGLDPQYLELELTESQLLDSVEHIIATFQQLRDLGVKLAIDDFGTGYSSLSYLKRIPVDYVKIDQTFIRGLGQGREDAAITRAIIAMAHGLALKVVAEGVEDQQQLDFLRAERCDEVQGYLISRPMEAEGLAELLRKNADFP from the coding sequence ATGACCCTCAGTCCCGACCTGTTCGGCCCCTCGGCGGCGCCCGCACAAGTCATCCGTAAATATTACGCAACCGAGATGGCGGTCGAACGCACGCGTCTGCTGTATCAAGGTTCATTGCTGCCGACCTTATTGATGCTGGTTAACGGCCTGGTCTGCGCCTGGTTGCTGTGGAACCCCAAGCAATATGTGTTGGACAGCATCTGGCTGGTCTGGCTGCTGGCCCTGGTGGCGCTGCGTGTGATCCAAGTGGCGGCCTTTGATTCGGCCATGCCCAGCCGCCAGGCCCAGCCGATCTGGCGGCGCATGTTCATGCTCGGTTCGGCGGTCAGCGGCCTGACCCTGGCCACCGCCGCCATCGCCTTGGTGCCGGCGGACAGCTTCATGCAGCAAGCGTGGGTGTTCGGCCTGATCGGCGCCGCAACGCTGTCAGCCAGCGTCGCCTACGCGGTGAGCTTGCCTGCGTTCCTGTCCTTTGCCGTGCCCTGCCTGGTGCCGGCCATCCTTTATCTGTTTTGGAATGGCACCGCGCAGCAACAAGGCTGGGGCGTGCTTGGCTTGATCCTGCTGGCCTCGTTGAGCCTGGTGGCGTGGCAGGTCAACCGCCTGATCCAGCGCGGGCTGTTGCGGCGCTTTCAGAACCAGGCGCTGATCGAGCATCTGCAGCAGGCGCAACAGCGCAGCGAACAGCTGAATCAGGAGTTGGTCCGCGAAGTCGAGCAGCGCCGCCAGATCGAGCAGGAACTGCGCGAAGCCCAGATCGGCTTGCAGGATCGCGTGGCGCAACGCAGCCAGGAACTGGACGCTGCCAGCCTGGCCCTGAATAAAAGCGAAGCGCGCCTGGCCATGGCCCTGCAAGCCAGTGAACTGGGGCTGTGGGACTGGAACCTGCAAACCGATGAAGTCCACCACACCCAGCTTAAAGAACTGTTCGGCCTTGAGCCCGAATACGTCACGGCGATGCTCAGCCACCTCAAGCCACGCCTGCACCCCGACGACTTGCCGCTGCTCAAGCGCGCGCTGGTGGAGCACCTCAAAGGCCGCAGCGAGGACTACCAGGTTGAATACCGCGTGCGCCACGGCGACGGCCATTGGGTCTGGATCGAAGACCGTGGCCGCGCCGTGGAGCGTGCGCCCAACGGTCGCGTCACGCGCATGCTCGGCACCCGCCGCGATATCAGCGCCAGCAAGGCCCTGGAAGAACAACAGCGCCTGGCGTCGACCGTATTTGAGGCCGCCAGTGAAGGCATCGTCATTCTTGATCCGAACTACGCGCTGATCGCCGTCAACCAGGCCTTCAGCCGCGTTACCGGCTTTGAAATCGACGACATGCTCGGCCGCAATGTCGTCGAACTGCCCAGCAGCCGCGACGCCCGCCGCCATTTCCCGGTGATCCGCCAAGCGCTGCTGACCCACGGCACCTGGCAGGGTGAGTTAGTGGAGACGCGCAAGAACGGCGAGCTGTACCCGCAATGGCTGCAACTGAATGTAGTGCGTGATGATCGGGGAAATGTCAGTCATATCGTCGGCTTCTTCGCCGATCTGTCGGCACGGCGTGAATCCGAAGAGCGCATGCGCTACCTCACTCACTATGACGAATTGACTGGCCTTGCCAACCGTTCACTGTTTCGCGAACGCCTGCGCGAAGCCCATGCGCGCGTACGCCAGGGCGGGCGCAGCCTGGCGCTGCTGCATATCAACCTGGACCGCTTCAAATTGCTCAATGACAGCCTGGGCCATGAAGTGGCCGACCAGCTGTTGCAGAAAATGTCGCGCCGGTTGATCAACGCGTTGCCCGAGGCCGATACGATTGCGCGCTTGTCCGGGGATGAGTTCGCCGTGCTGTTCGACGCCTACGGCAACCTGTCGAGCCTGGCGCGTGTGGCCACGCGGCTGCTCGCCAAGCTGCGCGTGCCGGTGACGGTGGAAGGGCATGAACTGGTGGTCAGCGCCTCAATGGGTGTCAGCCTGCTGCCGGACAATGCGCGGGAAATTTCCGCGCTGGTCAGTCAATCGAACATGGCCATGCAACACGCCAAGCACTTGGGCGGCAATAACTTCCAGTTTTACACCGACAGCCTGCAAGCCAGCACGCTTGAGCGGTTGCAGCTGGAGAACCACCTGCGCAAAGCCATCGACGAGCGCCAGCTGGCGGTGTTCTACCAGCCGAAACTGTGCCTGGCCACCGGCAAGCTGAACGCCGCCGAGGCACTGATTCGCTGGGAGCACCCGCAGTGGGGCATGGTGCCACCGGGCGACTTTATCGGCCTGGCCGAAGAAACCGGCTTGATCGTGCCGCTGGGTGAATTTGTGCTGCGCCAAGCCTGCTGGCAAGCGTGCGAATGGCAGCGCCAAGGGCTGGCGCCGATTCGGGTGTCGGTGAACCTGTCGGTGCATCAGCTGCGCCAGGGCAAGCTGGTCAGCCTGGTGCGCCAGGTGCTCGAAGAAACCGGTCTCGATCCGCAATACCTCGAACTGGAACTGACGGAAAGCCAATTGCTCGACAGCGTCGAGCACATCATCGCCACCTTCCAGCAACTGCGCGACCTGGGCGTGAAGCTGGCCATCGACGACTTTGGCACGGGCTACTCGTCGCTGAGCTACCTCAAGCGCATTCCCGTGGACTACGTGAAAATCGATCAGACGTTTATTCGCGGCCTGGGCCAGGGTCGCGAGGACGCAGCCATTACCCGGGCCATTATCGCCATGGCCCATGGGCTGGCGCTCAAGGTGGTGGCCGAAGGCGTGGAAGATCAGCAGCAACTGGATTTCCTGCGCGCCGAACGCTGCGATGAGGTGCAGGGCTACCTGATCAGCCGGCCGATGGAGGCCGAAGGGCTGGCAGAATTGTTACGCAAAAATGCAGACTTTCCTTAA
- the uvrD gene encoding DNA helicase II, whose amino-acid sequence MRDDLSLLLNSLNDAQRQAVAAPVGRQLVLAGAGSGKTRVLVHRIAWLIQVENASPHSILSVTFTNKAAAEMRHRIEQLMGISPAGMWVGTFHGLAHRLLRAHWQEAGLSQTFQILDSDDQQRLVKRVIRELGLDEQRWPARQAQWFINGQKDEGLRPQHIQASGDLFLATMRSIYEAYEAACVRAGVIDFSELLLRALDLWRDNPGLLAHYQKRFRHILVDEFQDTNAVQYAWLRLLAKGGDSLMVVGDDDQSIYGWRGAKIENIYQYSDDFPDAITIRLEQNYRSTAGILKAANALIANNTGRMGKELWTDGGEGEAINLYAAFNEHDEARYVVETIESALKTGLARSDIAILYRSNAQSRVLEEALLRERIPYRIYGGQRFFERAEIKNAMAYLRLLEGRGNDAALERVINIPARGIGEKTVEAIRDHARHADVSMWEAMRLLIANKGLTGRAAGALGVFVELIENLAAKCAEMPLHLMTQTVIEQSGLIAYHEAEKGEKGQARVENLEELVSAARAFENTEEDEELTPLAAFLGHASLEAGDTQADEHEDSIQLMTLHSAKGLEFPYVFLVGMEEGLFPHKMSLEEPGRLEEERRLAYVGITRAMQNLVMTYAETRRLYGSETYNKVSRFVREVPKGLIQEVRLSNSVSRPFGGGQQQSASNLFAGSEIPETQFSLGQQVRHSVFGEGVILNFEGAGAQARVQVNFAEGSKWLMMGYAKLEAI is encoded by the coding sequence ATGCGCGATGATCTCTCCCTTTTGCTGAACTCCCTCAACGATGCCCAACGCCAGGCCGTAGCAGCCCCCGTTGGCCGTCAGTTGGTCCTGGCCGGTGCTGGCTCCGGTAAAACCCGAGTGCTGGTGCACCGTATCGCCTGGTTGATCCAGGTTGAAAACGCGTCCCCGCACTCCATCCTGTCGGTGACCTTCACCAACAAGGCCGCTGCCGAGATGCGCCACCGCATCGAGCAGTTGATGGGCATCAGCCCGGCTGGCATGTGGGTGGGCACCTTCCACGGCCTGGCGCACCGCCTGTTGCGGGCGCACTGGCAGGAAGCGGGGCTGAGCCAGACGTTCCAGATCCTCGACAGCGATGACCAGCAACGCTTGGTCAAGCGGGTGATTCGCGAGCTGGGCCTGGATGAACAGCGCTGGCCCGCCCGCCAGGCGCAATGGTTTATCAACGGCCAGAAAGACGAAGGCCTGCGCCCGCAACATATCCAGGCCAGCGGCGATTTGTTCCTGGCCACCATGCGCAGCATCTATGAAGCCTACGAGGCCGCGTGCGTGCGCGCCGGGGTCATCGACTTCTCCGAGCTGCTGCTGCGTGCCCTCGACCTGTGGCGTGACAACCCAGGCTTGCTGGCCCATTACCAGAAGCGCTTCCGGCACATTCTGGTGGACGAGTTCCAGGACACCAACGCCGTGCAATACGCCTGGCTGCGTTTGCTGGCCAAGGGCGGCGACAGCCTGATGGTGGTGGGCGACGACGACCAGTCGATCTACGGCTGGCGTGGCGCGAAAATCGAGAACATTTACCAGTACTCCGACGACTTCCCGGACGCGATCACCATCCGCCTGGAGCAGAACTACCGCTCCACCGCCGGCATCCTCAAGGCCGCCAACGCCTTGATCGCCAACAACACCGGGCGCATGGGCAAAGAGCTGTGGACCGACGGCGGCGAAGGCGAAGCGATCAACCTGTACGCCGCGTTCAACGAGCACGATGAAGCGCGCTACGTGGTGGAAACCATCGAAAGCGCGCTGAAAACCGGCCTGGCTCGCAGCGATATCGCGATTCTGTACCGTTCCAACGCCCAATCGCGGGTGCTGGAAGAAGCCTTGCTGCGCGAGCGCATTCCGTACCGCATTTATGGCGGCCAGCGCTTCTTCGAGCGTGCCGAAATCAAGAACGCCATGGCTTACCTGCGCTTGCTGGAAGGCCGTGGCAACGACGCGGCGCTGGAGCGGGTGATCAATATTCCGGCGCGCGGCATCGGCGAGAAAACCGTCGAGGCCATCCGCGACCATGCGCGTCACGCCGATGTGTCGATGTGGGAAGCCATGCGCTTGCTGATCGCCAATAAAGGCCTGACCGGCCGTGCTGCCGGTGCGCTGGGTGTGTTTGTCGAGCTGATCGAGAACCTGGCGGCCAAGTGCGCGGAAATGCCTCTGCACTTGATGACCCAGACCGTGATCGAGCAGTCCGGCCTGATTGCCTATCACGAAGCGGAAAAAGGCGAGAAAGGCCAGGCCCGGGTAGAAAACCTTGAGGAACTGGTCAGCGCCGCCCGCGCGTTCGAAAACACCGAAGAAGATGAAGAGCTGACGCCGCTCGCCGCCTTCCTGGGCCACGCCTCGCTGGAAGCCGGCGATACCCAGGCCGATGAGCATGAAGACAGCATCCAGCTGATGACTTTGCACAGCGCCAAGGGCCTGGAATTTCCTTATGTGTTCCTGGTGGGCATGGAAGAAGGCCTGTTCCCGCACAAGATGAGCCTGGAAGAACCCGGCCGCCTTGAAGAAGAACGCCGCCTGGCCTACGTGGGCATCACCCGCGCCATGCAGAACCTGGTGATGACCTACGCCGAAACCCGACGCTTGTATGGCAGCGAGACCTACAACAAGGTGTCGCGCTTCGTACGTGAAGTGCCGAAGGGGCTGATCCAGGAAGTGCGCCTGTCCAACAGCGTCAGCCGCCCGTTCGGCGGCGGCCAGCAGCAGAGCGCCAGCAACCTGTTTGCCGGTTCCGAGATTCCGGAAACCCAGTTCAGCCTTGGCCAGCAGGTCCGGCATTCGGTGTTCGGCGAAGGCGTGATCCTCAACTTCGAAGGTGCCGGTGCCCAGGCGCGGGTGCAGGTGAATTTCGCCGAAGGCAGCAAGTGGCTGATGATGGGTTACGCGAAGCTCGAAGCAATCTGA